TATGAGGGATCAACGGTGTTTAAAATTGGAGCATCACTTCCAGAAATAAGTTGCACCAAAGTTAAATTTTATATGAATTcagttcaaatattttcatcGGGGTCTTAGATATTACATCACAACATATcacaatcattttattattagtatttacagtatgtgaaacTTCCTGCCACAAACACTCTGATTTGGAAATGAGGACAGTCCATAGCCAGAGGGCAGTGCTGCACCAATCAGTGTCTACGTCCATCTCTGGCTTCTATCTGAACAGCTCTCTTTTCACCCCATGGTCACAGACTGCAACCACACCACCTGCTCTCCTCCTGCCACTCTAATACCTCAGATCCTAAAGATCATATGCTCACCTTTCACCTCAACCTTATCTGTGCTGGGGAGTTATGTTCCCTGTAGAACATAACTACTTTCTGCCATCAGCTTGCCTTGATTCATATAACAAGAATAGTAGGAAACAAACAGATATCCTCCAGCATTCCTGTGCAGCACACATATCAGATATACTCACATCCTGCCATTTATCCTCACTCTCCTTGATCTGCTCACGATACTTCTGCAGCTCTTCGGTGTAAAATTGTCGGACGGCGGTGGGTTCAGCCAGAATATCGTTTGTTGATTTGCTCCTGTGGAGAGAAAGAGTAAACATGagaaaaccttaaaaaaaaaaaagactaggGGGCATCATCAAGTTAGAGGTGGAGGGGATGCTCAGTTTGTATGTCCTGGCCGAAGCTTTAgggtataaaaaaaagaaggcaaaggttaaaaaaaaaattgcactcCAAGTACGCATGCACTGTTTCTTACCATTGTGTCAAATAAGCTGTAGAAAAAACATCATCCAATGTTCAAATTGTCAAATATATTCAAACTTGTATCACCCATCCATATATTTAGCACTGATGCTGACAATAAAACGGATTAAACACTTAACCTGTGACCGAGTGTTAGTTTGCAAACACAGCACACGAGTCtatcacaaaataacaaacaaacaaaaaaaaaactgggggGAAATTGAAGCTCAGTGGGTTAGTAACATATATCACAGCCCGCCCTGtcatgcaaaaagaaaaagttattcAAAGCTCACAGCCTTTGGAAAAATGCACTGTCTTTTTACTTACCTGTAAAGATTTACACACGTCTCATATTGCTATCAGTAGCATGAAGAGTGCTTATTGCTCAGTCATAACTCTCACTGGGACACGCTGCAGTTAAGGTAGATGACCCAGCGTATTGCTATTGTATGAATCTTTTcactttgttattttgtcaaTAGAGCTTTGTGAAGCAATGAAcgcccccaccccccaaccccccccccccccacccctcccacccTCACCCTGAACTTGGCCCTGTGCCATACAATACACCATGTTGTGTgtcagcatttagcagctagagAGTGAGAACAGCAGCACAAAAGCAGGAGGGCAGCGGGGAGCGACTGTAAGAGGCCAGAGCAAACGCAAACGTGCCACATTCCTGGGAGCCCGTATCAACTCACCCGTCGATACTCTCTCGCATTTGGCGCTGTCTAGGAAACCAGAGAGAACCACAGACAACAAAGTCACATTTCTGCAGATTGGCCTTGAATAGTGAGCCTGAGAGTGGTCCTGTTTAAGAGCCTGAGGCTGATTAGCGACTCTGAGACCTGCTCATCTCCAGGTGGTGAACTTCAAATGTATCTAAACCCAGCCAATACATGACTCTGCTGGTTTTTCCCTGTACCCTGAAGAGGATAGAGCTTAGGGTGTGTATACAGAAGGCTTACAGCACAGTATCACCTTTCCTTGCCCTGACAGTTGTCTGGGGAAGTGTGCAGACATGTATCTTTCTCTAAACAATGCTGCCTTTCTGGAGACTCCAGGATGATGTCACTGGCAACATGGCTTTACATATGGAAGTGAAGTAAATCCAGATGGCCTTGACTCAGGTTAAATGGCTgctttgtgtgtgcttgtgtgtgtctgttcatgTGTAAACACTGCAGTACAGATTTGTGTTTGGGTTACTATGGAGTCCACACCAGTCGCATCTTCCTTCAGAGCTATGGGGAATTTCTATAGGCTTTCATGTCGTCTCTTTAATTGCACTTCTTGGTACTGTCAGCATGTTATATTTGGTTATTACTCAGGCTCGAACCTTTGCGTGCTCTCATGCTGCTGCACTTTGAGCCTTATATGTCAGTGTGAAGTTCTTTTtactgagaaaaacaacattatacTCGGGTCAGATCCATGTCACTGTAGGTGCAAGGAAAGGTCAACAGTTGGCCAATTCAATGCATTACATCACAAGATAACATAGTCTCTTATTTCCTTTATTAAgcttgaatattttttttccattcacagGCAAACTCAGTCTGATGggaaaatcaaaaagaaaatgtaaaatgcagaATTCAAgtctgttcagttcagttctcATGATGTACCAATAATTCGGTCAGTGATGTAGGAGAATTTATGCTCTTTTGTTCACAAACCACACTTCAAAATACACAACAGCAATAGGTTTAATGTACAATCTGGTTGTTCATtctaaatttatatatataccaTATCGCCACTGTACAGAAAACCTAACTAAATGGCCCTATGACTTGATAGGACCTTTCAtttcagtgaaacaaaaaacatttaaaacaagctGAAGTTCAGAGTTGTTGCTGTAGCAGTGAATGCAGaaggtttaaataaataaaacttccATCTGTGACTGTTGTGGCCATCAGACGAATTCTTCTCACGCTGGGTAAACATGCAGTCTACACCACTTCAACATCAGACAGAATATCTCAAGATGGAAAtggcacagaaaaaaatgagagacaAAAAATGTCTACAGAGTGATGAGAAGCTAACAGACACTGTCACAGCAATCTGTTTCTACAACTTCAGAGCGGCTAGCCTCTCCACCATTAGCCTCTTCTTATATCTTAGCTGACTGGCTTCCCTTATAGCCTGCCATTTCTGCAGGTCACCTTCACTACAGGAAGTTGGCACTGACGGAGtcatctgattggctgacggGTCTCTCAGTGACCCCTGGTTATGATCAGAACAAACTCCAAGCTTCCGGACCAGCATGTCATCCGTTTTTGGACGTGTCTCCTTTTCAATCTGATTCTCTTTATTTGCCGCTGCTTCCTGTGTCAGAGGACATGGAGGGCACAGGAGTCTGGCCTTGAGATCAGGAGGCAGAGCCCAGGGCTCTGGGATGGGCATAGGGGCGTAGTTGTCAGGGGCACCTGAGAGGGGCCGTTGTTGCTGAGCCTGCTGGCTTTTCTCCTTACGATAGACCACATCGTCCTGCTCGATATCAGGGAAATCGCTCTCCTCGGTGCTGTCGTGGAGATGTTTCTGGGTGACGATATTGATTTGCGGCTCAGACGTGTAGATACGACGGTTAGGAGACAGGTGAGTCTTCATCATAGCCAGGTCCATGTTGGACTGGAAGGCCAGGGTGCGCCTGGCAAACATGTCATCATTCTCCAGGTCGGGAGAAATGCTTTCATAATCAAAGGTGTCTTGGGGCTCACGGGGGTCTTGGCGCCCAAGGAGGGACCACCTCTCACCTTTGACCAGTTTGGGACCGGAGGCGGGGTCCACTGGGGCAAACACCAGAGGGGGGGTCTCTAACAGAGGGGGCTGTATCTTGGGGAGATGTGGGGGAGTGAGTGGTTGGATATTAGGACTGCAGAGCCggcaaaaggagagaaaaggacaGAAAGGTGATAAGTGCATGCATGTGAACTGGGTCAAAGAGAAAGAACAGGAAGGAGAGATACAACAAGCAGCCATATTGGTATTTGATTCAAACAAATACACTGCTATGAAATAAAACCGCACTACATAGCAACTAGTTgctataaaaaaatatagtCTTCACTAGAATAggctgcaataaaaataaaaatagaataatgCTGAGACACAGCCTATTTTCCACTAAGGTCAGTGCAAGCAAACTGCTTTACGAAGCATGTTAGGGCAACTCCAGTAACTTGACAGTGTGTTTATCCTTAGTATAATAGAAAGCATCTCATCAGAAATTCAGCCTCAACAGGAGCCAATTATATTTCTCTAATAAATTTTGGATGTTCTAGAGTATTACTGCATCGTCACAATCATGCAGCTGTATCGACCTTTTTCCCACAACAAGGGTGGTGTGAGCCGAAGCCTCGTGTGTGTGcgagtgagagggagaggggcCGGAGGGAGAGGGGGCAGAAGAGAGCCAAGGACTGATGTCATAGTCTGAATCATCTGAAGAAGAGCCCGACTTCTTACGGCTACAGCCGAGGACAGCAGGGTGGACGGAGGAAAAGGGGACAGAAGTAGAGAGAGGGTAAAGAGGGGGAATAATAGAAAGCAGTGgtagggaaagagaaagaaacgtAAGTGGGAGAAATTGATAGTGTACAGAAAAATGCAGTGAATGATAGAACACCAAATTTTGGATCTTAGGACCTCAAAGGATAAACTGGCATGCATAATATTCAAGTATAGCAAAATCAAGTGTGGCAGgtagaaaagagaggaaagattGTGCAAGAAGCAGGGAATAAATTGAATCTATGTGATTGCTACTCTGTAAAACATAAATGATGTATTCCATCTGGATTTTAATGCCCTTACACACCTGAAGCCTTGCATCCTTTTGTACCATGGTCTCTTCTGAGAGCCCAGTTTGATCTTCTGTATGTGAATGTCTTCTTCGGGCGTCCAGAACTTGGGTAAGAACTTGTTATAAGATTCATTCCCAGCAGGCTGGGGTTTGATGCCCATCTTGCGGGTGTAGAGATCATCTTGGATGGGATCAGCATAGCCcacctcatcatcatcctcctcagaGTCACCGTATATCTCCCTGAACAGACTGTCGGTGGACACAGCTCGGCGGTGGTCCACCCTCACGGAGCCCTGCTGGGTGGGCTTCATTTCCCCACTGTTGATGCCGCTGCTGCTCAAGAGAGACAGCCAATCACACATGTCAGAAGCATTTTTCAGCAAGTACAGCACACCAGTCACGCAGAAAGGAGCATGTTCCTTGAGCACAGCAGCTCTCAAATGAGATGATGCAAGTATAGGCAAACCAATGCAAGCCAAAAACCAAACCTTAAAGGAGGCAAAAAAATTGATTTGAGGAGTCAGGTTGCCAACTCAAATCACTCCTCCAAactcattaaaatcaaaagggGCAAATAAAGACGTGCTGCAgctaaaatacaaaacaattcaAAGAGAAACCAACAAACTGTAGCAAATGCAAAGACGTCTGAGCACTGTTAGCAGGCAGCACACTACGACCAGAGATGTTGCTCATGGTTACAATTAACCATGCAAACTGAGAATAAGAGAAGCGGTCTAGTTTGCGCTCTCATCAGGCAGGCACATCAAAGTCACACGGTTCACGTTTCATGTTCTCTGACCTGAGGCAGGTCACCTTCTGTTGAGGGGCAACATTGGGGGTCATATTGACCTTAGGCCAGGGACCCCTTTGACCCCCAGCTGCCCTTCCCCCTGCCAGGGGACTGATGGGTATGGCAAAGTTGGTGGGGGGTGCTGGGGAGGGGCTGTGGAAGCGTCTGCTGGCCAGGTCATCCAGAACAAGATCAGGGTCCGGTCGGTCTGCATCCGAGTCACTGCCACTTTCATACTCGTAGGCCCACTGTAGATGAGCCGCAGGCAAGGCATTCTGGGATCCTTGACTGATGCCGTAGCAGTCAGAGGAAGGCCTTGTGTCACTGAGGTCGTCATTCCACAACACAGCAGAATGAAACACAACACCAGTACACACCAGCATCAACCATTCGCAGACATCACAACAGTATCACAAACATCGACAGCAATGGGAGAGGAGAGTGTTAAAAACAGCCACAATGTAGATTTCAGGTGTTTGACGCACAAACCAAGGATTGTAGTGTAAACCCAGCACTTCTGGATCACTTTTTGTAGCATTACTTTTAAGAGAGATGGAATAATGACTTCATTTATTGGGTGAGTTCAGAAACAGCATCTTCAAATAGATCAAagtgtgtgctgctgtgtgtattCTAACAGTACCTGGTGAGAGtgccctcctcctctgtgtacATGGTGTTGGCCCAGCTGCGCCGGTTGTCCTCATTGCGCTCAGCCCGTTTCTTCCTTAGTGGAGCAGGCACATATCCTGAGGGTTTGTCTTTAGTGGGCAGGAACTGGTTAAACTGGGAGCTGACTTTGGGTGTGATGACTACAGACCGGCGGTAACTGAGCGAGTCCTTGTTCTCAGCCATCCTGAAGACAGAGTCTGCCTCAGTGTCACTGCAACAACCTGGAGCATGGAAGATGACAGGACAGGAGAGCAGGGAGGACAAACACATGTAAGACAGGTTATGGGGAATGAAAAAAGTGGGGAAAAGTGAGGGATAGAAGAAGCAAAGGACAGAGGTCCAATAAGGGGAATGAAGGAAGTTGCAAAAAGGCCAAATAAAGAGTGAAGAGGTCCAATGGGGGGGTTGTTATGTGTTCTGGCATGAGTTTGGAGGAGTAAAAGAGGGATGCAGGGGGTGGAGGCCTCCTCATTTACAAGCCG
This genomic interval from Thunnus thynnus chromosome 11, fThuThy2.1, whole genome shotgun sequence contains the following:
- the LOC137192942 gene encoding LIM domain only protein 7-like, producing the protein MAACCISPSCSFSLTQFTCMHLSPFCPFLSFCRLCSPNIQPLTPPHLPKIQPPLLETPPLVFAPVDPASGPKLVKGERWSLLGRQDPREPQDTFDYESISPDLENDDMFARRTLAFQSNMDLAMMKTHLSPNRRIYTSEPQINIVTQKHLHDSTEESDFPDIEQDDVVYRKEKSQQAQQQRPLSGAPDNYAPMPIPEPWALPPDLKARLLCPPCPLTQEAAANKENQIEKETRPKTDDMLVRKLGVCSDHNQGSLRDPSANQMTPSVPTSCSEGDLQKWQAIREASQLRYKKRLMVERLAALKL